In one Bacteroidota bacterium genomic region, the following are encoded:
- a CDS encoding Nif3-like dinuclear metal center hexameric protein gives MTVNDVHRLISSWAPPDIAWEKDNVGLQIGNMNAGVKGILVSLDVTPEIVAEAARRKANLLISHHPLLFRPPKSITPQDEVGRCIRALIERDINLYAAHTNLDFTRGGTSFAIAEALALQSVEFLHTTYHVQKKIVTFVPEQHVDAVRDAMAMAGAGIIGNYDHCSFGTAGRGSFRGNEKTSPAIGVKGRLEHAAEIRLEMIVNQWDVPKVLAALREAHPYEEVAYDLYPLDNISTEFGMGIVGTLKRPMRVRAFLEFVKKRLKAGALRRTESKATMIRTVAACGGSGAELTDVAIARGADAFITADVKYHDFHHAHGNILLIDAGHYETERPVVDAVVRRLKHEFHAQGITLPVAATQITTNPVSFF, from the coding sequence ATGACAGTAAACGATGTTCATAGGCTGATTTCCTCGTGGGCTCCTCCAGATATTGCCTGGGAGAAGGACAACGTCGGCCTGCAGATAGGTAATATGAACGCCGGCGTAAAAGGAATTCTGGTTAGCCTTGATGTAACACCAGAAATCGTTGCCGAGGCAGCACGACGCAAGGCCAATCTTCTCATCAGTCATCATCCCTTGTTGTTCAGGCCGCCAAAGTCCATTACGCCTCAAGATGAGGTCGGCAGATGTATCCGAGCGTTGATCGAACGGGACATCAATCTGTACGCGGCGCATACAAATCTGGATTTTACACGAGGCGGAACAAGTTTTGCCATTGCGGAAGCGCTTGCGCTGCAGAGCGTAGAGTTTCTCCACACGACGTATCACGTGCAGAAGAAGATCGTTACGTTCGTGCCCGAACAGCATGTTGATGCTGTGCGCGATGCAATGGCAATGGCAGGAGCGGGCATCATCGGGAACTATGACCATTGTTCTTTCGGAACTGCGGGAAGAGGATCCTTCCGGGGGAATGAAAAAACGTCGCCCGCAATTGGAGTAAAGGGAAGACTGGAACACGCAGCCGAAATCCGTCTCGAAATGATCGTGAACCAGTGGGATGTACCCAAAGTCCTGGCGGCGCTACGCGAAGCTCATCCGTACGAGGAGGTAGCGTACGATCTCTACCCGCTCGATAACATAAGCACCGAGTTCGGAATGGGAATAGTAGGAACACTGAAACGCCCGATGCGCGTGCGTGCATTTCTTGAATTCGTCAAGAAGCGACTCAAAGCGGGCGCGTTGCGGCGAACCGAGTCGAAGGCCACAATGATCCGCACAGTTGCCGCGTGCGGCGGAAGCGGTGCCGAACTGACGGATGTTGCTATTGCTCGCGGGGCGGACGCATTCATCACGGCTGATGTCAAGTATCACGACTTCCACCATGCACATGGAAACATTCTTCTGATTGATGCCGGACATTATGAAACGGAACGCCCGGTCGTCGACGCAGTTGTAAGAAGGCTGAAACACGAATTTCACGCGCAGGGGATCACCCTCCCTGTCGCAGCAACGCAAATCACAACAAACCCGGTTTCTTTTTTTTAG
- the recJ gene encoding single-stranded-DNA-specific exonuclease RecJ: MRENRWTLASPPQPEVVARLSKEINVPEPIAKVLVLRGIDDYDKAKAYFRPSLSLLHDPFMMKGMESAANRLVAALQNNEHIRVFGDYDVDGTNGAAMLYVFFKELGGQASYYIPDRLKEGYGISNTGIDNAVEAGATVFLAVDCGITAVDQVGYANRCGLDVIICDHHEPGSAIPNAYAVLDPIQAGDTYPFKSLCGCGVGFKLIQAVAKKLGKESVLPSYLDFVTLASTADIVSLTGENRILVRLGLESINKNPRPGIRALIEIAGFTLGNVHTGQIVFGLAPRINAVGRLGDAMRAVRLLTSETVEEAERLAKVMEEENMNRRKIDGDTFEEAQLLIERECDDVEAEAALVLHQDHWHPGVVGIVASRMVEKYYKPSIMMATVDGVAKGSARSVSGFNIYDALKRCEESILQFGGHKYAAGVTVELAKLEEFKEAFKNAVRDLMSDELRKPEIKIDTEITLQEITPRLVRLLNEFSPFGPGNMRPVFLSQHLELAGPPRIVGRNHLRFKVKQNNHIIDAIGFNLGHLMPKLTPGRRDVECVFTIEENDFVSRNGNGRRDTVPQLKIKDIK, translated from the coding sequence ATCCGTGAGAATCGGTGGACACTTGCTTCGCCCCCGCAACCTGAAGTGGTTGCCCGTCTCTCCAAAGAGATCAACGTTCCCGAACCAATTGCCAAGGTTCTCGTCCTCCGGGGAATCGACGACTATGACAAAGCAAAAGCCTATTTCCGGCCCAGCCTGAGCCTGCTCCACGACCCGTTCATGATGAAAGGAATGGAGTCCGCCGCCAACCGCCTTGTTGCAGCATTACAAAACAATGAACACATCAGAGTCTTTGGTGACTACGATGTTGACGGAACGAACGGCGCTGCAATGCTTTATGTCTTCTTCAAGGAACTCGGCGGTCAGGCCTCGTATTATATCCCCGACAGGCTGAAAGAAGGCTACGGTATTTCCAACACCGGCATCGACAATGCAGTTGAGGCCGGGGCAACTGTTTTTCTTGCCGTTGATTGCGGGATTACCGCTGTCGATCAAGTAGGCTATGCTAACCGATGCGGACTTGACGTCATCATCTGCGACCATCATGAGCCCGGAAGCGCAATTCCCAACGCTTACGCTGTTCTCGATCCCATACAAGCCGGTGATACTTACCCATTCAAAAGTCTCTGCGGATGCGGCGTCGGCTTCAAGTTGATTCAGGCTGTCGCAAAGAAACTCGGGAAGGAATCCGTTCTTCCCTCCTATCTCGATTTCGTAACCCTGGCAAGCACGGCGGATATCGTTTCATTGACGGGAGAAAACAGAATTCTCGTGCGCCTCGGGCTCGAATCGATCAACAAGAATCCGCGTCCCGGCATTCGCGCTTTGATTGAGATTGCAGGTTTCACGTTGGGAAATGTCCACACAGGGCAAATCGTCTTCGGCCTCGCCCCGCGCATCAATGCCGTCGGACGACTCGGCGACGCCATGCGGGCTGTCCGGTTGCTGACAAGCGAGACAGTTGAAGAAGCCGAACGCCTTGCCAAAGTGATGGAAGAAGAGAATATGAACCGCCGCAAGATTGACGGGGATACCTTTGAAGAAGCCCAACTGCTGATCGAACGTGAATGCGATGATGTTGAAGCGGAGGCGGCTCTAGTGCTGCATCAGGATCATTGGCATCCCGGCGTTGTCGGGATTGTGGCTTCGCGGATGGTCGAGAAGTACTACAAACCGTCCATTATGATGGCAACCGTAGACGGCGTTGCAAAAGGTTCCGCACGCAGCGTCTCGGGATTTAATATCTATGATGCGCTCAAGCGATGTGAAGAATCCATTCTCCAGTTCGGCGGACACAAATACGCAGCCGGCGTGACGGTGGAATTGGCAAAGCTGGAGGAGTTCAAGGAAGCGTTCAAAAATGCCGTCCGCGATTTGATGAGCGACGAGTTGAGAAAGCCTGAAATCAAGATAGATACGGAGATCACTCTTCAGGAAATCACGCCACGGCTTGTTCGTTTGCTGAATGAGTTTTCGCCCTTCGGCCCGGGCAACATGCGTCCGGTATTTCTTTCACAACATCTCGAGCTTGCCGGTCCGCCCCGCATCGTCGGCAGAAACCATCTCCGCTTTAAGGTAAAACAGAACAACCACATCATTGACGCAATCGGGTTCAATCTCGGGCATCTAATGCCAAAGCTCACTCCCGGCAGAAGGGATGTCGAGTGTGTCTTCACGATCGAAGAGAATGATTTCGTATCGAGAAATGGAAATGGAAGGCGGGATACAGTGCCACAACTCAAAATCAAAGATATCAAATAG
- the ruvA gene encoding Holliday junction branch migration protein RuvA: MIASLRGKLLAKSPTELLLDVNGVGYAVSIPLSTFEKIGETGSETTLLTYLHVREDALQLYGFSTEEERNLFKLLISVSGIGPRMAQSILSGISASDLTNYISEGNHFALTRIPGIGKKIAERLVVELREKIGKMEMPTSLPPASSASQSSIRSEALLALTSLGFNRSVAEKALRAAIQETNGKDVTVEVLLKAALKHASGN, from the coding sequence ATGATTGCTTCGCTTCGCGGAAAACTTCTCGCAAAATCTCCCACAGAATTATTGTTGGATGTCAACGGCGTCGGGTACGCGGTCAGTATTCCTTTGTCTACTTTTGAGAAGATTGGCGAGACCGGAAGTGAAACAACTCTTCTTACCTATCTGCATGTTCGGGAAGATGCGCTGCAACTCTACGGCTTCTCGACGGAAGAAGAGCGCAATCTCTTCAAACTTCTCATCTCCGTTTCTGGTATCGGGCCGAGAATGGCGCAGAGTATTCTTTCGGGAATCTCCGCTTCCGATCTTACCAACTACATCAGCGAGGGAAATCATTTCGCCCTGACAAGAATACCCGGGATCGGAAAAAAGATTGCCGAGCGGCTGGTAGTTGAGTTGAGAGAGAAGATCGGGAAGATGGAAATGCCCACCTCCCTCCCTCCTGCCTCTTCGGCATCACAGTCGAGCATTCGCTCGGAGGCGTTGCTTGCGCTTACCTCACTCGGCTTCAATCGAAGTGTTGCGGAGAAAGCACTCCGTGCTGCAATTCAGGAGACAAATGGGAAGGATGTGACTGTTGAGGTGTTGCTTAAAGCAGCGCTGAAGCACGCAAGCGGAAATTGA
- a CDS encoding aldehyde dehydrogenase family protein, with protein MPFDKDLTSIQEVRDALVKAKAAQLEFKNYSQEQVDKIVKAMVDAGVAESARLGRLACDETGFGKPEDKQKKNEFSTKRVWESIKDLKTVGVVEVDETKKIYKIAEPMGVVAALIPSTNPTSTAMFKAIISVKARNACVASPHPRAVHCTNEAINVVRDAAERAGAPKHLIACLGTPAIEGTNELMRHKLTAVILATGSNQMVKAAYSSGKPAFGVGSGNVPAFIERTANIKKAVADIISGKQFDYGVLCSTESALVCDAPIKNAVVEECKKRGAYFVAGDEKDRLARLMFSDRGAINPDMVGKSPEFIAQKAGISVPANTTVLIAEMQGVGREYPLSREKLSPVLSFYTEDGWRNACHRCIELLEFGGIGHTLVIHSKDHDIIMKFALEKPAMRILANTQAALGAVGYTNGLDPSMTLGPGTWGGSIISENVTARHLMNIKRLAFETHPINPDEVKYAAPASPQQSLPHTIPASWMDEIDKRIIMKAGNTPVWQKEEPPAPHQYLKPPEYGSGISAEEIDRIVRTFTKDRS; from the coding sequence ATGCCCTTCGACAAAGATCTGACATCAATTCAGGAAGTCCGTGACGCGCTGGTAAAGGCCAAGGCGGCGCAACTCGAATTCAAAAACTACTCGCAAGAACAAGTTGATAAAATCGTCAAAGCGATGGTCGACGCGGGCGTTGCAGAGTCGGCAAGACTCGGCAGGCTGGCATGTGATGAAACGGGATTCGGCAAGCCTGAAGACAAGCAGAAGAAAAACGAGTTCTCCACAAAGCGCGTGTGGGAATCCATCAAAGATTTGAAAACTGTTGGTGTTGTCGAAGTTGACGAGACAAAGAAAATCTACAAAATCGCCGAACCGATGGGAGTTGTTGCGGCACTTATCCCTTCGACAAATCCGACATCAACGGCAATGTTCAAGGCAATCATATCCGTGAAAGCAAGGAATGCCTGCGTCGCAAGTCCGCATCCGCGTGCTGTGCACTGTACCAACGAGGCCATTAACGTTGTGCGTGATGCTGCGGAACGAGCCGGGGCGCCGAAGCATCTGATTGCCTGTTTGGGAACTCCCGCCATCGAAGGCACAAACGAACTGATGCGGCACAAGCTGACCGCCGTGATTCTCGCAACCGGCAGCAACCAGATGGTGAAGGCGGCGTACAGCTCGGGTAAGCCTGCGTTCGGAGTCGGGTCGGGCAATGTGCCTGCATTCATTGAGCGAACCGCTAACATCAAGAAAGCCGTCGCCGACATTATTTCGGGGAAGCAGTTCGACTATGGCGTCCTTTGTTCAACTGAATCGGCCCTCGTGTGCGACGCTCCGATCAAGAATGCGGTTGTTGAGGAATGCAAGAAGCGCGGCGCATACTTTGTTGCGGGAGATGAAAAAGACAGGCTTGCCCGCCTCATGTTCAGCGATCGTGGTGCAATCAATCCGGATATGGTCGGGAAGTCCCCCGAGTTTATTGCACAAAAGGCGGGCATCAGCGTTCCCGCAAACACAACCGTTCTTATCGCCGAGATGCAGGGAGTCGGGAGGGAATATCCGCTTTCGCGGGAGAAGCTCTCGCCTGTTCTTTCCTTCTATACGGAAGACGGGTGGCGTAACGCGTGTCATCGTTGCATTGAACTGCTTGAATTTGGCGGTATCGGACACACGCTTGTGATTCACTCGAAGGATCATGACATCATTATGAAGTTTGCGCTCGAGAAACCCGCAATGCGTATTCTCGCCAACACGCAGGCTGCGTTGGGAGCGGTCGGCTACACCAACGGACTCGATCCTTCCATGACACTCGGCCCCGGAACATGGGGTGGTTCTATTATTTCGGAAAACGTGACGGCCCGGCATCTCATGAATATCAAGCGATTGGCCTTCGAAACTCATCCCATCAATCCCGATGAGGTGAAGTACGCGGCTCCTGCAAGCCCGCAGCAGTCTCTTCCGCATACTATCCCCGCTTCATGGATGGATGAGATTGACAAGCGCATTATCATGAAGGCCGGCAACACTCCGGTGTGGCAAAAAGAAGAGCCGCCTGCTCCGCACCAGTACCTGAAACCGCCTGAGTATGGCTCCGGCATTTCAGCGGAGGAAATCGACCGTATTGTCAGAACATTCACGAAAGATCGATCATAA
- the ruvB gene encoding Holliday junction branch migration DNA helicase RuvB codes for MAKSDYTSPERFAAEAELDQALRPLTFEEFFGQEKITDNLKVFINAAKQRGEALDHVLLTGPPGLGKTTLAHIIANRMGSNLKMTSGPVLDKPGDLAGLLTNLQEGDVLFIDEIHRLNAVVEEYLYSAMEDFRLDIMIDSGPSARSIQLTLPKFTLIGATTRAGLLTAPLRARFGIANRLDYYDTGTLFDIILRSAKILDVKIEKEGAGEIASRSRGTPRIANRLLRRCRDFAQAEKKLSHAHGIISKEVADYSLKALEVDEHGLDEMDKRIILCLIEKYNGGPVGVNTIGVAVGEEPGTIEEVYEPYLIQEGFIKRTPRGREATELAYKHFKLRRGKGDNQPTLFS; via the coding sequence ATGGCAAAATCAGACTACACATCTCCCGAACGATTTGCCGCCGAAGCCGAACTCGATCAGGCGTTGCGGCCCCTCACCTTTGAAGAATTCTTCGGTCAAGAGAAAATAACCGATAATCTCAAGGTTTTTATTAATGCCGCGAAACAACGCGGCGAAGCGCTCGACCATGTTCTGCTAACAGGCCCTCCGGGTCTCGGCAAAACAACGCTTGCTCACATCATTGCCAATCGGATGGGAAGCAACCTGAAGATGACTTCGGGACCTGTTCTTGACAAGCCGGGAGATTTGGCGGGACTACTCACCAACTTGCAGGAAGGCGATGTTCTTTTTATTGATGAAATTCATCGGCTCAATGCCGTTGTGGAGGAGTACCTTTACTCGGCAATGGAGGATTTCAGGCTTGACATCATGATTGATTCGGGGCCGAGCGCACGCAGCATCCAACTCACGCTTCCGAAATTCACGCTTATCGGCGCAACGACGCGTGCCGGTTTGCTGACAGCGCCGCTTCGTGCCCGATTCGGCATCGCCAACAGACTTGATTATTACGATACCGGAACGTTGTTCGACATCATCCTCCGATCGGCAAAAATTCTTGACGTCAAGATCGAAAAAGAAGGCGCAGGCGAAATTGCCAGCCGATCCCGCGGAACGCCGCGCATCGCCAACCGCTTGTTGCGCCGTTGCCGGGATTTTGCACAAGCAGAGAAGAAACTCTCTCACGCGCACGGCATCATCTCGAAAGAAGTGGCCGACTATTCTCTCAAAGCCCTCGAGGTGGATGAACACGGCCTTGATGAAATGGATAAACGGATTATTTTGTGTTTGATTGAAAAATATAACGGAGGGCCGGTCGGCGTGAACACCATCGGTGTCGCCGTCGGCGAAGAGCCGGGAACGATTGAAGAAGTATACGAACCGTACTTGATTCAGGAAGGATTTATCAAGCGAACGCCGCGGGGGCGCGAGGCAACCGAGTTGGCGTACAAGCATTTCAAGTTGAGACGGGGGAAGGGAGATAACCAACCGACCTTATTCTCATGA
- a CDS encoding YebC/PmpR family DNA-binding transcriptional regulator, with amino-acid sequence MSGHSKWSTIKRKKGATDAARGRLFTRLIKEITIAARDGGGNPDGNPRLRLAINTAKAANMPADNIKRAIQKGTGELPGVLYEEVTYEGYAPGGVAIIVECVTDNSTRTVSEMRHIFSRHNGNLGSSGSVAWMFHKKGQIVVPTSGQPKPVSEDDLLTIILDAGADDMQADESGFTITTTPQAFEAVKKAIDDKGILVESASVQMVPENQTKVSGKEAEQTLKLMEALEEHDDVQNVYANFDIDEKEMAALNG; translated from the coding sequence ATGTCCGGTCACTCCAAATGGTCAACCATCAAACGCAAGAAAGGCGCTACCGATGCTGCACGAGGCCGTCTGTTCACGCGACTTATCAAGGAGATCACGATTGCGGCTCGCGACGGAGGCGGCAACCCGGATGGCAATCCCCGTTTGCGTCTGGCCATCAATACAGCAAAGGCCGCCAACATGCCCGCCGACAATATCAAGCGCGCAATCCAGAAAGGTACCGGTGAACTGCCGGGCGTATTGTATGAAGAAGTCACTTACGAAGGATATGCACCGGGCGGCGTTGCCATCATTGTCGAGTGCGTAACCGACAACAGTACGCGTACGGTTTCCGAAATGCGGCACATCTTCTCGCGCCACAACGGCAACTTGGGATCGAGCGGCAGCGTTGCGTGGATGTTCCACAAGAAGGGACAGATTGTCGTGCCGACATCGGGTCAGCCAAAACCGGTCAGCGAAGATGATTTACTGACGATCATTCTCGACGCCGGAGCCGACGATATGCAAGCGGATGAAAGCGGCTTCACCATCACAACTACACCGCAAGCATTTGAAGCCGTGAAGAAGGCAATCGACGACAAGGGAATTCTCGTCGAGAGCGCATCTGTTCAGATGGTTCCCGAAAACCAGACGAAGGTCTCCGGAAAGGAAGCCGAACAGACTCTCAAACTCATGGAAGCGCTCGAAGAACATGACGACGTACAGAATGTCTACGCCAATTTTGATATTGATGAGAAGGAAATGGCTGCGTTGAATGGCTAA
- a CDS encoding nucleotidyltransferase domain-containing protein — MPYKNGRISREAPSTREAIELAKRYVEKLRQNRIAVAMAYLYGSFARGDFHKDSDIDIVVVSEEFNHSRFEDSLRIAKLRYDIDLRISPLAYHPDDFTDENMIPHEAMTEGIRVA; from the coding sequence ATGCCTTACAAAAACGGAAGAATTTCAAGAGAAGCTCCAAGCACTCGTGAAGCAATAGAGCTTGCGAAGCGATATGTGGAGAAGCTACGTCAGAACCGCATTGCGGTTGCTATGGCGTATCTTTACGGCTCATTTGCGCGAGGCGACTTTCACAAGGATAGCGACATTGATATTGTTGTCGTTTCGGAAGAATTCAATCATTCTCGCTTTGAGGATAGTTTGAGAATTGCGAAGCTCCGTTATGATATTGACTTACGGATTTCACCTCTGGCATATCACCCCGATGATTTCACGGATGAGAACATGATTCCCCATGAAGCTATGACCGAAGGCATCAGAGTCGCTTGA
- the ruvC gene encoding crossover junction endodeoxyribonuclease RuvC, translated as MIVLGVDPGTLVTGYGLVARKNNEVTFLACGSISNNGGTAMPLRLKKIYNELCDVIAKYHPDEFAIESAFYGKNAQSALKLGHARGVSILAAVEKQIPTAEYSPREVKRAIVGTGAASKEQVQFMVKSLLGVAGSKMLHDTSDALAIAICHAQRMTTPSSTHKDWKSYIAAHPERVRA; from the coding sequence ATCATCGTGCTTGGCGTTGACCCGGGGACTCTTGTAACGGGATACGGACTGGTTGCACGGAAAAACAATGAAGTGACGTTTCTCGCCTGCGGCAGCATCAGCAACAACGGCGGCACGGCAATGCCGCTACGCTTGAAGAAGATTTATAATGAGTTGTGTGATGTGATTGCAAAATACCACCCCGACGAGTTTGCGATCGAGTCGGCGTTCTACGGCAAAAATGCCCAATCGGCATTGAAGTTGGGACACGCCCGCGGCGTTTCCATTCTCGCTGCCGTCGAAAAGCAAATCCCGACCGCCGAATACTCGCCCCGCGAAGTCAAGCGGGCCATCGTCGGCACCGGCGCTGCCTCAAAGGAACAAGTCCAGTTTATGGTCAAATCCCTGCTCGGCGTAGCAGGTTCAAAAATGCTGCACGATACATCCGATGCCCTCGCCATCGCAATCTGCCACGCACAGCGTATGACAACGCCATCTTCAACACACAAGGATTGGAAATCCTACATTGCGGCACATCCTGAGCGGGTACGCGCATGA
- a CDS encoding HEPN domain-containing protein, with protein MKINVSKQVDHWLQTATSDFETAKVIFAAGKNYHHSCFFCHLVVEKHLKALVVRVTEQLAPYSHDLIYLAERANLLLEENEREFCELLNRFVIEARYPDEKYQLYKLQQENWQNHALQKRKNFKRSSKHS; from the coding sequence GTGAAAATCAATGTGTCGAAACAGGTTGATCACTGGCTGCAAACAGCGACCAGCGATTTCGAAACCGCAAAGGTAATTTTCGCCGCTGGAAAAAACTATCATCACTCGTGTTTCTTCTGCCATTTGGTGGTGGAGAAACACCTGAAAGCGCTCGTAGTCCGTGTGACGGAACAACTCGCTCCGTATTCCCATGACCTTATTTATCTCGCTGAACGGGCGAATCTGCTTCTTGAGGAAAATGAGAGGGAATTCTGCGAACTCCTGAATCGGTTCGTGATTGAAGCCCGGTATCCTGATGAGAAGTATCAGTTGTACAAGCTGCAACAAGAGAACTGGCAGAATCATGCCTTACAAAAACGGAAGAATTTCAAGAGAAGCTCCAAGCACTCGTGA
- a CDS encoding OmpA family protein: protein MPDPLLTSASRAEHRTPDALGQLRDLITAPTSAAVEDLRSTVHRLHDQLHSPVELKTLLVPIISDVLKTKTESAAHEIAIALAPIIDKTFHERTQQDKQAVVFALAPSVAKALREQHNRFPEEVAEDLSPLMGAAIREQVRAQRDSMVDALYPIIGSTIAKYMSEALKQLADNVNRKVEQAFSFRGLIRKVKSRLSGVSEAELLLQESLPFRVNAVFLIHKDSGLLIAEEHNPLVPRVDSEMVSGMLTAIRSFVNDWIARSGAVSELDTIDYGTSHILLEVAGHCYLAAVTDGPVQHTFVSQMRHALEEIVSEQDKVIARYAGHPAAVPASVQQTIRALIEQAQPKKKSPPLTSLLLMFGVILSILIATPFLLYWYKERNNREAERNIAARIVASGGIVDRQISITADGDNIALRGTVPNELLRTRVLESTKGVMPSAAIDDQLVVSASPSFRAVTASEAQRIAAALNAIEGVDILTSFEDGTLTITGTAADQSLVRRIVETLEQLPGINRIVQTLTPPAPRELPTQVYFNLGTASLPEGERTTLEGIRSIMEQYPHHHLKIIGYADGSGSRRINSVLSTSRAQAVKEALISIGIDGTRLVAVGGTGFVDAVDIRSSKNRSARFELFRPRETRRE from the coding sequence ATGCCCGATCCCCTTCTCACGTCCGCTTCACGCGCCGAACATCGCACCCCTGATGCCCTGGGGCAGTTACGTGATCTGATTACTGCGCCTACCAGCGCCGCTGTCGAAGACTTACGTTCAACTGTGCATCGCTTGCATGACCAACTTCATTCTCCCGTCGAGTTGAAGACTCTGCTTGTTCCGATCATTTCAGATGTTTTGAAGACAAAAACGGAATCAGCCGCTCATGAGATTGCCATAGCACTCGCCCCTATTATTGACAAAACGTTCCACGAACGAACACAGCAGGATAAGCAGGCCGTTGTGTTTGCGCTGGCACCTTCGGTAGCGAAAGCGTTGCGAGAGCAACACAACAGGTTCCCCGAGGAGGTTGCGGAAGATCTCAGCCCGCTTATGGGAGCGGCAATCCGCGAGCAGGTTCGTGCCCAGAGGGATTCCATGGTTGACGCTCTCTACCCGATCATAGGATCGACAATTGCGAAGTACATGTCCGAGGCGTTGAAACAACTGGCGGACAATGTGAACAGGAAAGTCGAGCAAGCCTTCTCCTTTAGAGGCCTCATTCGGAAAGTGAAGTCAAGACTCTCCGGTGTGTCGGAAGCCGAATTGCTTCTGCAGGAGTCTCTCCCTTTTCGCGTGAATGCGGTGTTTCTTATTCACAAAGACTCCGGCTTGTTGATCGCCGAGGAGCATAATCCGCTGGTTCCCCGCGTTGATTCAGAAATGGTCTCGGGTATGCTCACCGCCATCAGAAGCTTTGTGAATGATTGGATTGCCCGTTCTGGCGCTGTCTCAGAACTCGATACCATCGACTACGGAACATCACATATTCTTCTTGAAGTAGCCGGACATTGTTACCTCGCGGCAGTCACCGACGGGCCAGTTCAGCACACTTTCGTTTCGCAAATGCGCCATGCGCTTGAGGAGATCGTATCCGAACAGGACAAAGTGATTGCCCGGTACGCCGGACATCCGGCAGCCGTTCCGGCTTCAGTCCAGCAAACCATCCGGGCTTTGATCGAGCAGGCCCAGCCGAAGAAAAAAAGTCCCCCGCTCACAAGTCTGCTCCTCATGTTCGGTGTGATTCTCTCCATCCTGATTGCAACTCCCTTTCTCTTGTATTGGTACAAAGAACGGAACAACAGAGAAGCGGAAAGAAATATCGCAGCCCGCATCGTTGCGTCGGGAGGGATTGTTGATCGTCAGATCAGCATCACCGCGGACGGCGACAACATAGCTTTGCGGGGAACAGTACCCAACGAACTGCTTCGTACCCGTGTGCTTGAGTCAACAAAAGGCGTAATGCCATCGGCTGCAATCGACGACCAACTAGTTGTCAGTGCAAGCCCTTCGTTCCGAGCAGTTACCGCATCGGAAGCGCAACGCATCGCTGCGGCCTTGAATGCGATTGAGGGAGTAGATATTCTCACATCATTCGAAGACGGCACGCTGACAATCACCGGAACAGCAGCCGACCAATCGCTCGTCCGGCGCATTGTCGAGACGCTTGAACAACTTCCCGGCATCAATCGGATTGTCCAAACATTGACGCCGCCGGCTCCGAGAGAGTTACCAACGCAGGTTTACTTCAACCTCGGCACCGCTTCGTTGCCCGAGGGTGAACGCACTACATTAGAGGGGATCAGAAGCATCATGGAGCAGTATCCTCATCATCATCTCAAAATTATCGGATACGCGGATGGCTCAGGATCGAGAAGGATCAACAGTGTCCTCTCGACGTCTCGTGCTCAGGCCGTCAAGGAAGCCCTGATTTCAATCGGTATTGACGGCACCCGTCTCGTGGCCGTTGGCGGAACCGGATTTGTGGATGCTGTTGATATCAGAAGTTCCAAGAACAGATCTGCCCGGTTCGAGTTGTTCCGGCCACGGGAGACAAGACGTGAATAA
- a CDS encoding GTP-binding protein, which produces MLLISEVPRTDLPGSSCSGHGRQDVNNTHFKKVCLLGDFAVGKTSLVRRYVDAQFSDEYLSTVGVKISRKQIEMASRKTGELLRAQLILWDLEGSTLLASTNESYLKGAAGAIVVGDVTRQDTLTNIKTHIAAFLRSNPNGFLVVSYNKSDLMTGTQSFVSPLSFEGHDRVLESITTSAKSGEHIEQLFGVLCRKLVDP; this is translated from the coding sequence ATGCTGTTGATATCAGAAGTTCCAAGAACAGATCTGCCCGGTTCGAGTTGTTCCGGCCACGGGAGACAAGACGTGAATAACACACACTTCAAGAAAGTATGTCTGCTTGGAGATTTCGCAGTCGGCAAAACAAGTCTCGTTCGCCGGTATGTAGACGCCCAATTCAGCGATGAGTATCTTTCGACTGTTGGCGTTAAAATTTCCAGGAAGCAAATTGAAATGGCATCGCGCAAGACAGGCGAGCTTCTGCGCGCCCAGTTGATTCTCTGGGATCTTGAAGGAAGCACCCTTCTTGCGTCAACAAACGAATCGTATTTGAAAGGCGCAGCGGGTGCCATCGTCGTCGGGGATGTCACGCGACAGGATACTCTGACGAATATCAAGACTCATATCGCCGCATTCTTGAGAAGCAATCCCAACGGTTTCCTTGTTGTTTCGTATAACAAATCCGACCTGATGACCGGCACTCAATCATTTGTGTCACCGCTTTCATTTGAAGGACACGATCGGGTGTTGGAATCGATAACGACTTCAGCAAAGAGCGGTGAACACATCGAGCAGTTGTTTGGCGTCTTGTGTCGGAAATTGGTTGACCCCTAA